The genome window CCGATGGTCTGGCGAAGGTCACGCCCGACAACGTTAAGCACATTGCCGGACGGCCTCATTGAGGATCAACTGGTCTTCGGATTATTCAGCGCGTTAAGCGTGGTCATGACGCTGGAACGTTGACTGGTAAGCTGCGCGACCAAGTTGTTCATCGTGGTGTATTTGGCGGTCAGGCTCGTCTTCAAGGCCGCCATGCGCGCGGTCAGGGTGTCCTGCTGGTTTTGCAGGTCCTTGATGTTTGCCGACAGCGTTGATGTACGCGTAGCGAGAACCCCGGTACCACTGAGCGCATAGCTGTCGGTCGCGGTTTTCATCCGTGCCAGCAGCCCCTTGTCACCGTTGAAAATGCCGCCAATGTCAGTGGGGTTGGTCGCGATCGCGGCACCGAACAACTTATCGTCGATGCTCAGCTTGCCGGTCTTCTGGTCAGTGTTCACACCAAACTGGGCCAGGGATTTCAACGAGCCCGTGCCACCCAATGCGTTCAGTTCGCTACGAACGGCCGAGGTCAGAGTACGCAGAGTGGCGTCGCCCGTCAGCGCAGCCGACGTGATGGAACCGTCGGCATTGGTGGTCACCGCGGTCTCAGTGTTGATCGCGGTCATCAGGGCGTTATAGGTGTCGACAAAGCCCTTGACCGAACTCTTGAGGGTGTCGGTGCTTCGCGCGATGGTAATGGTCGAACTCAGGCGCGTAACGGTTGAGCCAGGGGGTAACGGATCTGTAGAACCGGCAGGCAGAGGCGACACTGCCGTCAACTTGATGCTCACACCACTGATCGCGTCGCCCAGGGTATTGCTCTTGGATTCCTGAGCGGTACCGTCAATGGTGTACTTCGCGTTCTGCGGCACGGTCACAACCGAGGTTCCGGCTTCCAGGCCGGAGTTACCGCCGAGGGTAATGTCGGTGCCGACGCCGGTATTGGTCGACGTCATGACCAAACGGGAACCGGTGGCGTCAGTCAGGATGTTGGCACTCAAGCCAGCACTGCTGTATTGCGCGTTGATCGAGTCACGCACCTGCTGCAACGTCGCACCTGGCGGAACGCTCACACCATAGCTCTGGCCCGACTGGGAGATCTCCAGGGTGGTCGACGTAGTGCCGGTATTGACGACAGCCTTCGCCCCGGCTGCAAAAGTCTGGGTAGCGACCTTCGAGGCCGTCGCCAACTGATTGACCACCAACTGGTAGCTGCCCGCGGAGGCACCGGCGCCCAGCGTGATGGCCGATACGTTGTTATCCGAGGTCGTTGCCGACAAACCGCCGATACTGGCGTCTTTGGCCATGTTGTCCATGGCGCCGCGGAACGCATCCAGTGCCGCTTGAATCTTGCCGATCGAGGACAGCTGGGCGGTCGACGTTTGCGTCTGCTTGTTGATCTGCGACTGCTTGGGTGCCTGTTCCGCGTTCACCAATGCCGTCACGATCGACTGGGTATCGATGTTCGTAACTGGGCCGCTAACCGTAATATCACCCATGACTGTTCTCCTGATCCGGGGCTGGCGCTTTCTTGACGTACGACGCCTCAAGCAGCTTCAGCAACAAAATTCATGCCAGCTCAGACTTTGGCGTCAAACAATACGCTGCTGGCGTCGTGAAGGCTTTGTGCGAGTTTCAACGCAGTTTCCGAAGGAATCTGCCGAATCACCTCGCCGCTGTCGGTCGCAATGACCTTGACTACCACCTGATGGGTGGTGTCATCAATGGAAAAGTCCAGGTTGCGCTGGGCAGCCTGGACGAATTTGCGAATATCCGTGACCGCCTGTTCAAGGTCGGACGGCTTCGAGTCCTGCTTGGGTTGGACCGTGGCGACCGTAGGGTCCACCTTGGTTTTCTGCGGGTCGGTACTTACGGGAGCAGGAGCACTTTGCGGCGCCGCTGCCGGATAAGACAGGTTCAACTTGACGCTCATGTCCATGTCCAGTCTCCTCATCACGCAAAAGACAAAAGGGCACGTAAACGCGCCCTTCCGTCAGTCATCTACCGATGGCTATTACTGAAGCAGCTTCAGTACAGCGGAAGGCAGTTGGTTGGCCTGGGACAGGATCGCAGTGGAAGCCTGTTGCAGGGTTTGTTGCTTGGTCAGCTGAGCAGTTTCTGCAGCGTAGTCAACGTCCTGGATCTGACCGCGAGCGGCGCTGGAGTTGTCTGCAATGCTCTGCAGGTTGGCAACGGTGTTGTCGAAACGGTTTTGTACAGCACCGAGGCCGGCACGCTGCGAGTCGATGTCCGAGATCGCCTGGGTGATCACGTCGATCGCGTTTTGCGCGTTGGCAGCGGTAGTAACGTCGGTGTTGTTGACGGTGGTTTTGGTGGAGTTGGCAGCGGTAGCAGCACCGGCAGCGAACACACCGGCTACACCAGCGCCGTTCAGCGCGTAGCTGCTGGAGGAGTTCAGCGAAACAGCACCGGTAGCAATGATCGCGGTGGCGGCCAGTGCAGTAGCAGTACCGTAGGTACCGGTGCCGTCTTTGGTTGCAACCGAGATACCAGCAGCACCGCCGTCACCAGCGTTGAAGGTCAGGTTCTCACCGGTGTCGGACTTGACCGACAGAGCGTTGGTCGACGAATCGTAGTTAACGCTGATGCCCAGCTTGGCAGCGTTGGACTTCAGTTGGTCAGCCAGGTCGGACGTTTTGGTCACGCCAGTGAACTGAACGGCTGCACCGCTGCCCACTTGCAGGGTGAAGTTAGCGTTCGGAGGAGTAGCCGCACCAATGGTAGCCGCGTTCACGGTGAACTGAGCTTCGGTGCTGGCGGTAGCAGCCAGGCCGCCGACAGCGCCGTTCATTTGAGCAGCGATCTGCTTGGCAGAAGCGCCAGCTGCCAGGGTAACGGTTGCGGACTGGCCACCACCGGTAACGGTGATCGCGCCGCCGGCAATCCCTGTTGCCGAAGGCGTCAGGGATTGAGTTTTCAGCTGCTGCGAACCAATGTTGTTGGCGGCAACGTTACCGATGCTCATGTCGATGGTCTGGTTGGCGTTGGCGCCGACCTGGAACGAAGTCGTACCGAACGAACCGTCCAGCAGGTTCTTGCCACCGAACGTAGTGGTGGTAGCGATACGGGTCAATTCAGCAGTCAGAGCAGCGTATTGAGCCTGGTTCGACTTACGGTCTTCAGCGCTTGGCGAGCCGTTGGCGGATTGCAGAGCCAGGGTACGCATGCTTTGCAGGATGTTGGTGGACTGCTGCATGGCGCCTTCAGCGGTCTGAGCAATCGAGCTGCCGTCGTTGGCGTTTTTGATCGCAACGCCCAGGCCGTTGATTTGGCTGGTCAGACGGTTGGAGATTTGCAGGCCGGCCGCATCGTCTTTGGCGCTGTTGATACGCAGGCCGGAGGACAGACGCTGCATGGAGGTTTGCAGGGCGCCGGAAGCCTTGTTCAGGTTGTTCTGAACGGTCAACGAAGCAAGGTTGGTGTTTACTGTTAATGCCATGACGAAATCCTCGTGGGTGGTGTACTGCGGCTTCCGGCCCTGGCAACCGCCGGGTGTGGCCTAGAGAACCTTCGTAATAGTTATCGTCGTGAATGCAAGTTGCTTGAGGACTTTTTTGATTTTTTTTACTAGCACCGGGCCACCCTTTGTAATTCAAGCGTTTACGATAGCTCAATGCCCAGCAAATGCTGGGTTTCTGGCGCCAAATAAAAACGCCCAGGCTTTTTCAAGCCTGGGCGTTTTTTTTGTGCAACCTATCAAGGCATCACGGACGATAGAGAATCGCCGAACCCCACGACAGGCCTACACCGAACCCGCTGATGGCAACCCGCTTCCAGTCGCCGTCGATCATGTGCTTTTCCAGCAGCAGCGGAATGCTCGAAGACACGGTGTTGCCGGTCTCGACCATGTCCTTGATGAACTTCTCCACGGGCGCATCTTCGAAACGCCGCGCGACGGCGTCGACAATCGCCGCACTGCCCTGGTGGATGCAGAACGCGTCGATTTCGTCAGCCTTGAGGTCAGACTCGTTGAGCAGCTCGTGCAAATGCGCCGGCACCTTGAGCAACGCGAAGTTGAACACCTGGCGGCCGTTCATGAAAAACACGCCGTCGCTGACCTTCAAGTGCGGCGCGCCGGACCCGTCGGTACCGAACTTCGACTTGCCCAGCAACCAAGGCGCGTCTTCACCCATCCAGGTGGCGGTGGCGGCATCGCCGAACAGCATGGTGGTGTTGCGGTCTTCCGGGTCGACGATCTTCGAATACGGGTCGGCGGTGATCAGCAGGCCGTTTTTCAGGCCGGTGGCTTCCATGAAGCCCTTCATCGCATAGATGCCGTAGACGTAACCGGAGCAGCCCAGGGAAATATCAAACGCAGCCACATGGGTCGGCAGGCCCAGCTTGTCCTGGACGATGGCGGCGGTGTGGGGCAAACCCTCTTCGTCGCCGTTTTGCGTCACAACGATCAGCGCGTCGATGGATTCGCGCTTCAAATCCGGGTTAGCCGCAAACAACGCGTTGACTGCCTCGACACACAGATCAGAGGTTTCCTGCGCAGCATCCTTGCGCGGCAGGAACGCCGAACCGATCTTGCCGATGATGAAATCTTCATCCTTGGCGAATTTGGCGCCCTGGGCGTAGTTATCAACCCCGTCTGCCGGCACGTAACTGGCGATGCTTTTTATGCCAATCATTGTGGCTTCCCAATACTAAATAGCTGGATAACACCCCTCGGGCTACGCCGGGAGCGCTGACAATAAAGGGGGTAACCCCATAAAAATTCGCTGAAAGCCGCCGCGTAAAGACCCGACGACGACTTATCCTTTTCACACGATACAGTGAAGATGCGCTTTATGACTCACAGGTCACTCAATTTTGTGCGCTTTGTGCAAAACCCTGCAACATTCCCGGCAGCAGAAACGACAACGGCCCAGCCTGTTTCCAGGCTGGGCCGCTGGTGCTAGCGCCGATTACATCCGGCTGAACAGGCTCAACTGGGAGATTTTCACGAAGGCCAGTTGCGAGGCTTGCAGCATAGTCTGTTGCAAAGTCAGGTCAATGGCAGCCTGGCCCATATCGACGTTGGCCAGCGATGACATGGTGGAGGTGTTGGCCAAGCCCAGGCTGGTGTTTTCCTGGCCTTGAATATCCAGCGCATTCTGGCGCGCACCAATCGAACCACGCACCTGGTCAATCTGCGCCGAAGCGTTGGTCAGGTTGCCGATGGTGGTGTTCAACACGTCTTTGAGGTTGTTCTTGGCGACCTGGTTGCCATCCGCCGGGACCAGCAAGGCCTTGCGCAGTTGGCCCAAGGTATCCAGGGCGTTCATATTTTTGTTGCTGGTGGCACCGATGGAAAACTGATCACCCGCCCCTGGCGTACCGCTCACATCGAACGTCACCCCGGCAGCGGTAATCGACGTCGCGCCGGTGGCCATGGTGCCCGAGGCAATCGACTTGCTGTTCGGCGTGTACGGCTGGGCATACACATCGTAGGCATTGCCGCTGGTGAACTTGATCACCGCACCCGAGTTGGGAAAGGTACTGGCGTAGGTCGGCTGATCCGTGACCCGGCCGCCGGTCAGTTGCGCCGTGGACGGGTTGCTGGCCGTACGCGAGCTGCTGAACGTGTCCGGCTTGCTTTCCAGGGTGAACGCCTTGCCCGTCACCAATGCATCCGCAGGCGCACCCGAGGCGACATCCGGCCCCAGGTTCAAGCTGATATCGAATTTCACGCCGCGCAGGTTGACGCTCGAAGCGCCTTCCTTGGTGGAGTCAAACGTGCCGTTACCGGTGATCTCGGCGGTAACGTCATTACCGTCCTTGTCGCTCACGCTGTATTGGGTGCTGCTGGAGAAGGTCAATTTATAGGGCTGACCATCGGAAAAACTCTTGGTGTAAGCGGTGCCGGAAGTGATCAGGCCCGCCGAGATCGCGACCTTGCCGTCATTCACCGCAGGCGGCAGCAGGGTGGCCTGGGTGCGGCCGGTGTTGGAAGAACTCTCAAGCAAGGTCTTGCCCGTATCTCCCGCAGAGACCGTCAGGTTGCTCGACACTTGCAGGCTCAGCGGCGTCTCATCACCCTGGTAGGTGTAGGTGCCATCGTTGTTACGGCTGTAGGGCGGCGTGTCGGTCTTGGTCCCGGAAAACATGTAGTTGCCGCTGGAGTCCTTGGTGTTGAGCAGGCCCAACACCTGGTCTTCAAGCGCACCTATCTGGCTCGCGATCGCCTTGCGGTCATCATCGCTGAGGTGGAGATTACCGGCCTGCAATGCCAGGCCCTGCGCGCTTTGCAGGGTGGTGTTGATGCTCGCCAGGACACTTTCTTCGTTGGTCAGCGAGTTTTGCAAGCTCGTGATATTGCCGTTGTACTGCCCCAGCATGTCTTTCTGTTGTTGCAGCAGCAACAATTGGGCGGCGGCTACCGGGTCATCCGAAGCGGTCTGCACACGCACACCGGAACTCGCCTGGTCCTGGGCCTTCACCACACCCGAATAGTTATCCTGATACTTGCTGGAGCTGGTGTCGAAATACTGCTGTGTAGAGATACGCATCGTTCCAGACTCCTTTAAAGGGCGTTAATCAGTGTGCTGAAGGTTTCTTGCGCAGCCTTGATGATCTGCGACGATGCGGTGTAGTACTGCTGGAACTTGATCATGTCGCCCGCTTCCTCATCCAGGTTGACCTGGGACACCGAGTTGCTGGCCGCCTTGTTCGCCGCCAGCAAGGCGCCGGTGGCGGTGCTGTCGGTGTTGGCCTGGGCTGCCTTGGAGCCCACTTGCGACACCAGCCGGCTATTGGCACTGACCAGGCTCACGCCTGCGTTGCCATCCACCGCGCCGACCGTCGCTTTAGTCTGCAACCCCAACAATTGCTGGGCGTTGCGGCCATCGGAGGTCGCGCCGCTATTGAACGAAAAGGTCGTGCTGTCGCCATTGGCGGGCGCACCGGACACCGTGGTATCAAAGCTGAAACTCTTGCCTGGAATCAACGTGCCAGTCGCATCGCGCATCGGCACATTGACGGTGACCTTGTTGCCCTGCCCCGGGATGATGCTGCCGGTGCCGATTGCGTTGCCCTGGGCGTCGTTGACCGTGTAGGACTGGGTGCCGTCTGCCGCAGGCTTGCCGAACACCATCTTCACCGGCATTGAGTTTTCAATCCCGGCACGCAATTGCGCAGTGGCGGCGCCGCCGTTGATATCAATCGGCACGGTCAAGGTCGGTTGCGTAAACGCGCCGGTGCCGGTGTTGGTTTT of Pseudomonas fluorescens contains these proteins:
- the fliD gene encoding flagellar filament capping protein FliD, producing the protein MGDITVSGPVTNIDTQSIVTALVNAEQAPKQSQINKQTQTSTAQLSSIGKIQAALDAFRGAMDNMAKDASIGGLSATTSDNNVSAITLGAGASAGSYQLVVNQLATASKVATQTFAAGAKAVVNTGTTSTTLEISQSGQSYGVSVPPGATLQQVRDSINAQYSSAGLSANILTDATGSRLVMTSTNTGVGTDITLGGNSGLEAGTSVVTVPQNAKYTIDGTAQESKSNTLGDAISGVSIKLTAVSPLPAGSTDPLPPGSTVTRLSSTITIARSTDTLKSSVKGFVDTYNALMTAINTETAVTTNADGSITSAALTGDATLRTLTSAVRSELNALGGTGSLKSLAQFGVNTDQKTGKLSIDDKLFGAAIATNPTDIGGIFNGDKGLLARMKTATDSYALSGTGVLATRTSTLSANIKDLQNQQDTLTARMAALKTSLTAKYTTMNNLVAQLTSQRSSVMTTLNALNNPKTS
- a CDS encoding flagellar protein FlaG; translated protein: MDMSVKLNLSYPAAAPQSAPAPVSTDPQKTKVDPTVATVQPKQDSKPSDLEQAVTDIRKFVQAAQRNLDFSIDDTTHQVVVKVIATDSGEVIRQIPSETALKLAQSLHDASSVLFDAKV
- a CDS encoding flagellin N-terminal helical domain-containing protein; this encodes MALTVNTNLASLTVQNNLNKASGALQTSMQRLSSGLRINSAKDDAAGLQISNRLTSQINGLGVAIKNANDGSSIAQTAEGAMQQSTNILQSMRTLALQSANGSPSAEDRKSNQAQYAALTAELTRIATTTTFGGKNLLDGSFGTTSFQVGANANQTIDMSIGNVAANNIGSQQLKTQSLTPSATGIAGGAITVTGGGQSATVTLAAGASAKQIAAQMNGAVGGLAATASTEAQFTVNAATIGAATPPNANFTLQVGSGAAVQFTGVTKTSDLADQLKSNAAKLGISVNYDSSTNALSVKSDTGENLTFNAGDGGAAGISVATKDGTGTYGTATALAATAIIATGAVSLNSSSSYALNGAGVAGVFAAGAATAANSTKTTVNNTDVTTAANAQNAIDVITQAISDIDSQRAGLGAVQNRFDNTVANLQSIADNSSAARGQIQDVDYAAETAQLTKQQTLQQASTAILSQANQLPSAVLKLLQ
- a CDS encoding ketoacyl-ACP synthase III, which translates into the protein MIGIKSIASYVPADGVDNYAQGAKFAKDEDFIIGKIGSAFLPRKDAAQETSDLCVEAVNALFAANPDLKRESIDALIVVTQNGDEEGLPHTAAIVQDKLGLPTHVAAFDISLGCSGYVYGIYAMKGFMEATGLKNGLLITADPYSKIVDPEDRNTTMLFGDAATATWMGEDAPWLLGKSKFGTDGSGAPHLKVSDGVFFMNGRQVFNFALLKVPAHLHELLNESDLKADEIDAFCIHQGSAAIVDAVARRFEDAPVEKFIKDMVETGNTVSSSIPLLLEKHMIDGDWKRVAISGFGVGLSWGSAILYRP
- a CDS encoding flagellar hook-associated protein 3 — translated: MRISTQQYFDTSSSKYQDNYSGVVKAQDQASSGVRVQTASDDPVAAAQLLLLQQQKDMLGQYNGNITSLQNSLTNEESVLASINTTLQSAQGLALQAGNLHLSDDDRKAIASQIGALEDQVLGLLNTKDSSGNYMFSGTKTDTPPYSRNNDGTYTYQGDETPLSLQVSSNLTVSAGDTGKTLLESSSNTGRTQATLLPPAVNDGKVAISAGLITSGTAYTKSFSDGQPYKLTFSSSTQYSVSDKDGNDVTAEITGNGTFDSTKEGASSVNLRGVKFDISLNLGPDVASGAPADALVTGKAFTLESKPDTFSSSRTASNPSTAQLTGGRVTDQPTYASTFPNSGAVIKFTSGNAYDVYAQPYTPNSKSIASGTMATGATSITAAGVTFDVSGTPGAGDQFSIGATSNKNMNALDTLGQLRKALLVPADGNQVAKNNLKDVLNTTIGNLTNASAQIDQVRGSIGARQNALDIQGQENTSLGLANTSTMSSLANVDMGQAAIDLTLQQTMLQASQLAFVKISQLSLFSRM